ATTGCCGGCGCATACAGCACCTGGTTGGCTGTGTAGTTTTGTCCGCCGGCAAAGGTCGGCTTCAGTTCAATGTCGCCGTCACCGATGTCAGTTGCGATGCTGCTCGAGGTGTGGTTCACCAGTACTTCGTACACGTTACCCAAATCATAGAAGTACATACCATCTGTATACGGTGTCGCTGTCTGCCATTGGTCGCTGGCGGTGTTGACGTTGTTCACGAAGAGTTTATACGCTGTGTTCGCACCCATCGCGCTTCCCAGTGTCAGGCGGTAGGCGTTGGTACCCGCTGGCAAGGCGGTCGTAATCGTTGGTGATGAGACAGCGCAGGTCGTGGCAGTCGCTGCAGCGATACAGTAGTTGGCTGAATTACCAGCGGCTGTCGCGTTGGGTGTTCGTGAATATTGTACCGTGATCGAATAGCCATCGGTTTGCAGATCGTATGCAGGTGTCGCGCTCGTGATATTGAAGCCAGCGGTCGCTTCGTAGCCGGTGAAGGCTGCAGCCGTCGCGGTGAGTGTCGCGCCTGCTGCGACAACAGCAGGTGTAAGGCTTTGCGCCGCGGGCAACACGTCGGGGCCGGCAACGCAGCGCACTTTCTTGCGGTTGGTGGATATACGTTTCGATTCGAGCAATGCTCCGGTGCTGCCGCCTGCTCCCATTGAACCCTTCTTGAATTCGACGACGTAAGCATCAGAATAGTAGGTCTGGCCGCTCACGAGCGCTGAGATGCCTGTTGCTGTCCAGTAGCCTTTGCTGACAGCCGTATTGGGAAAAGGGCCTTCCCACAGAAATGGTGCAGAAGTCTGCGCATAGCCGTGAATCGCGGGTGCTTCGGGCGCCGATGCATGCGGTTCGGAAAATGTAAGCCCCGTAAACGTATTGCGTGCGCCATAGTCGACCAGCGATTCGAGTTCTTGCACGGTCGGCAGGCGCCAGTCGCGGCGGCCGCCATAACCCTGGCCAGCGTTCATGAGGTTGAGGGTCGAGCACGCATTAACCGCGCTGTTCCACGTGAAGTCGGTGGGCGCGTTGTAACACTTGTCGCCGACGTTCCAGAACGTCTGGCCTTCGCTGCAGGTTTTCCAAACCAGGCTCGTGACACTGTCGATCGAGTAGGGTTCGCAGGCCGCGGTGCCACCGACGACAGCACAATTCGTCGAGATGAGATTTTGTGGATGCGCACCCGTAACGAACCGGCGGCCGTTGACCATGCCGCCAGAAGCCGCGCCATAAATCGTGGGCCCGTGAAAGCTGCTCATCGGGTCGACAAAGCCGTTTTGCCCTGCGGGGTAATCTTGCGTGCCGACTTTCGGTTCACCGCCGTCTTCGACACAGGCCTCGCGCTCAATCCACTTATCCTGCCCCGGTGAGTAGTAGTAACATGCGTATTGCCCAGTGTGAACGACTTTGTAACGGCCTGAATCCCACTGAGCATAAAAAGAGAAGCGCGTCTCATTCGCCAATGGCATGTCGTCTAAGTTCTGCAGAGTGTCGTTGTTGAAGTCAAAGCCTATGAAGTTGTTCTCAGGCCACCGCACCCAGCCGAGCTGAATCGTGAGCGTGTCGTTCAAAAACGTCGTCGACGACCAGGTAAAGGTCGACCCCGAATTGGGTACTGTGAGCCAGATGATCTGGTTGCTCTGCAGGTCGCGCACATAAGTGTTGATGACGGGAGTAAGGCTCGTCGCCATTGTCATGTCGAACACGACACGAATCTGCGTGCCGTTGGCGCCGGTGACGGGCGAGACGGATGCGCCGTTGGCCGGCGTCGTGCTGAGAATTCGCGGGTTCACCTTTGCGCCGCGGCCCGAGATACTGTTCGCCGGCGGAGCGAATCGCTCGAAGCCACCCTGGCAGGCGCTGAACATGAATGCAGCGAGCGAAATTAGAGAAAGTTGTTTGAACATTATGGGACTATGGCTCCTATTAACTATAGCGGGCAGGCGGGCCAATGTGCCAAAATGATGGTGAACGACTGTTTCTTTTTGCGGAGCATCTCATTTCTGTTATGGATTCAAACCCGCAGCCAGGGGGAGGCCTGCTCACTTGAATTATGGTTGAAATTATGGGAACCTTTCTGTATCATTTGTCCATGGGTGTCCAAAATATGTCGGCCGAAAGTACCACGCTTGTCGCAATGCTCGAGGGATTACCAGAAGTCGGTCGCAAGCTTGCATACGAGAAAGCCCGTGAGGCTATCGAACTGGTAGCCGAAGACCAGATTTGGCAAGAGAAATTCAATAATAATCCGGCTCCATTGAGCTTTATCGCCGAGCGGATTAAGAAAGCCAAAGAAATCGGCGAAATTCAGCCATTTTAGTTTGGAATCATTCGCCACAGGCAATTTCTGGCGTTCTTTTAACGCTTTGCCCGAAGAGATTCAGGCTCTGGCCCGTCAGAAATTTGATCTCTGGAAACAAGACCCGTTTCATGGTAAATTGAATTTCAAGTGCGTTGATAAGGATAATGAAATCTGGTCAGTCCGTGTGAATTTGCAGTATCGTGCGCTGGGGCAGCGTGACGGCGATTCAATAATTTGGGATTGGATCGGCACGCATGCAGAATATGATCGCATTATAAGCAAATAGGCTCTGCGGTGGGCGGGCGAAAAAGTCCGAGCTGATCGTTCGCCAAACTCAAGCCCATAACGAACGCTATTTATCTGCCTTATCGATGGTGTGAATCAGATATTGCTCAGCGCTGCTCAGATTGTCGATGGCGCTGCGCAAGAGGTTCAGGAAAAACTGCGGATGCAGGCCGCCGGCGAGCTTGACCGCTTTCTTATCCATGATGGCGAGTGTGGCCGACAGCGACTTCACCTTAAAGGTCTGCAGGCGAACTTCAGATTCTGCCATGAGTTCGACGTCGCCAAAGAATTGGCCAGCGCCAAGTTCTGAACCTACGATAAATGCCTCATGGTGATCGAGACGCACAACTTCGCCCTCAAGCACGATGTACATATTGCCGTCGAATGCTTTACCCGCACGGTAGACATAGTCGCCGGCGCGCAGGTGGCGCTGAGGCATCGCCTTGCCGTGTTGAATGAGATCAAACATGGTCGTGTACCTTTTTCATCGCGCGTGCTGCGCGTTTCGCCACGACGCCGATCAGGTTGGCGAGAAAGCCCGGGTTGGTTTTGGCGAGCCACGCAAAAGTTTTGATGTCGATGCGCCCGAGCTTGGCTTCAGATGACAATACGCGCGCGCTCGCCGAGCGGGGGTTGGCGCGAATGAGGGCCATTTCGCCGAAGAAGTGGCCCTGAGAAAGTGTGCGCAGGGTACCGAGGCCAGATTTCGAAATTTCAATATCGCCAGAAAAAATGAAATACATAAAGCCGTCTGATGGGTCGCCTTCTCGAAACACGTACTTACCGTGTATAAGTCGCACCGGTTGTATTTTCTGTGCTTCACTCATTGTCTGAGTCCGTAGAGTCTGACAGCTTCGTTCTTGCCACGAAGCTGCGTCGTGGTCAGTTCATGTTTTTCGCAGGTAGGATATCCCGCCGTCACGGTGTTTTCGTCGACGATAATGTTGAACGCCGAATCTTTTGTCAGGTCTTGAATGCGCGCTGCGGTATTCACCGAATCACCCATGACGGCAAATTTGATCATGCGTTCTGAGCCGATGTTGCCGGCGAATATTTTACCTCGGGCAATACCGATGCCGAAACCATAAGGTACCTTGCCCGCTTCTTCGCGCTTGCGGTTGAGCTGTGTCATGTGGCTTTCGATGGCGAGAGCTGCGCGCACCGAGTTAGCCGCATCGGCCTCTTTCGGGAAAGGGCAGCCAAACGTGGCGAGAATACCGTCACCGAGTAGTTCGTTAATCGACCCGCCGTTGTCAAAGATGATGTCCATGAGGTCGGCGAACAGGCGCGAGATGCGTTCGGCGTATGCCTGCGGGCCGATCTTTTCAGCCATTGTCGTCGAACCGCGAATATCGAAAAACATGATCGACGCTTCTATGATCGCTCCACCGAGTTCGGTAGAAACCTCTTCGTTCAGAATTTTTTCGACAAGGTCGTCAGAAAAATAGCGCTGCAGACTTTTTTTCTCGCGCTCAAGCTTCAGGTTGAGTTCACGAATCTGCCGGCGGTAATCGACGCGCTCGAAGCCCTGCTGTATTTTCATCGAGAGCTCGGCGAAATTCAGCGGCTTCGGCAAGAAGTCGTCGGCGCCGGTCGACATGCAGACGATGCGAATCTCGGGCGAATCTTCTGCCGAAGTCATGAAAACCGGCATCGGTATCGGCCCGTCGGTATCTCTGATGTGTTTCAGAACTTCCATGCCGGGGTTGTCTGGCAGGTGCAGGTCGATAATCACCATGTCGGGTTCATTTCGCGTGAGGTAGGCGATGGCGCCGGTTGCGGTATCTACCGTGTCGACCTGGTATCCCCAGGCTTTAACATATGCTTCGAGTGCAGTTCGCTGCACGACCTCGTCTTCAACGATGAGAATCTTCTGCACGGCTGCCTATCGCTGCATCACCCGCGTTACGCCATCGCCAGCTGCGCGAACGGGTGCGTTTTCAGTTTAGCCATTGCTTCGGCTGACGCATGTCTGGCAATGACGTCGCCGGCGCCCCCGAGCCCTTGATAGAACTGCCGTGCCGCGGCGACGGCGGTGTCTTTCACAGCCATTGCCAAGAGCTGCGACGCCGAGACGGCAGCGATAAAGGTCAGCTTAGCCAGGTCGTCGGTGATGGTCGCGGGGGCACTGTCGTGTGAAATTTCCATCAGCGACTGGTAGATGTCTGGCAATTTCCAGTGCAGCGCTGCTTTTTTGCCGACTTCGGTATGTGTTATGCCATAAGACTGCTTCTCTAGCTGAATGAGGCTCCAGTTGTTTTTTTCACACGCGGCAATCATGTCGCTGTAATGCCCCTGCCTCTCCATGGCGATGATGTTCATGCCGATGCTGTGCAATAGCGCCGCGAGAAAGCATTCGTCGGCCTGCGACTTCAGACGGGTTTCAAATGCAACGTTCTGCGCAACGAGCGCGGCGAAAATCGGGTATTGCGTCAGGTAGCGCCTGAAAGTATCGCTCTTGTAGTTGGCGGCCATCGTCTTGGTGCTGAGGTAGATAACCAGATTCTTCGTCGCCTTTATGCCGAGCACCGCGAGCGCGTCGCGCAAAACCTTGACCTTGCCAGAGCGCCCGTAAAACGCGGAGTTCGAAATGCGCAAGAGTTCGGCGCTGATCGCTCTGTCGGGCACGACGATTTTCTCGAGATCAGCCGCGCCGTTTTTCGGATTATTCGCGTCGAACTGTATCACCTGAGCAACGATGGCAGGCAGAGGTGGTATCGCGATCTCTTGCATTCTGTTCAGCGTTTTCCCGGTAATTGGCGCGAAAAGCTATTTTCCCGTTGGCTTTGCCTAAACAGCCTGCGGGGTGCTGCTCAATGCGGCATTGCGCTATCGGGTAGGTTTATGCCATCGAGCTTGACGGCGATGCCTCTGTGCTGTGCTTCTATAGTAAAGTCGAGAATTGCATCTTTTATATCTTCTGCCATATAGCGGCATAGCGTACCGTCAATTTCGACTTGGGCACCGTCTGGAATATTTGCAAAAGTTTTCACGAGTCCGCCACGGTTGAGAAAACTCATCTCTTCTGAGAGCCTAATAGTGAAGCGCTTCTTACCCCGGTATTCGCTCTCGCTCATTGTATGGGCAACCTTGAAGGTCCGAAACAGAATGATGACCAAGGTCACTGCAAGGCCGATGCCGACCCCGGTCAGCAGATCGGTGGCGACTACCGCCGCGAGCGTGGCCAGAAAAGGCACATACTCCTCAGGGCCACGCGCCATTATCGACCGGTAGAGCTTCAGGTCGTTGAGCTTGATGCCCACAAAAATCAAGACAACCGCCAGGGCCGATAGCGGAATCATATTCAGTGCCACGGGAATCATCGCCACAGCAATCAAAAGTAGCAAGCCATGAAAGACGGCGCTGCGTTTTGATTGGGCTCCTGCGTTCATATTGGCGGTGCTTCTGACTATAACCTGCGTGCAGGGTAAGCCGCCCGCGAGGCCGCAGACCACGTTACCGACTCCCTGGGCAAAAAGTTCACGGTTTGGGGGGGATATCCGCCTTTTAGGGTCGAGTTTATCTGTGGCTTCGAGACTCAGCAATGTCTCGAGGCTTGCAACGGCCGCGATGGTCAGGGCAATGACCCAGACTTTGGCATTGCCGATTTGTGAAAAGTCGGGCAGCGTGAGGTGCACCAGCAGTTCTTTGGGGTTGTCGGTCACGGGCACTTTGACGTACTGCGACGCTTGGTCGAGCGTGAGCGCAGAGATTTCCCGAAAGAAGGCTGCGAGTGCGATGCCGGCAAGTACAACGATCAGTGATGGCTGTAAAAGGGCGCCGAACCGTGTTTTGCTTGCGCGCAGTTTTGGTATAAGAATATACAAGGCCGCGCCGCTGAGGGCAATCAGCAGCGTGCCAGGGTGTATGCGTTTGAGCGCTTCGGCGAATCCGCCTTGAAACAGGTTTTGCACACCGGCAATACCCAATGCATGCGGCAGCTGCTTGATGATGATGATCACGCCAATCGCCGAGAGCATACCCTTGATAACCGACGAGGGAAAAAAATACGAGAGGGTGCCGAGGCGCAAGATGCCAGCCAGTATCTGTATACACCCGGCGATCAGCGTGGCGAGCAAGAATGGTTGCCAACCGAGGGCCGCTATGCCGCCGAATACGATAACCGTCAGCCCCGCAGCAGGGCCACTGACCCCGAGGGCCGACCCGCTGAGCGCACCGATGATAACTCCACCGACGACTCCGGAAACAATGCCCGCGAAAAGTGGTGCACCAGAGGCGAGCGCAATGCCCAGGCAGAGCGGCAGCGCCACCAGAAAGACCACGAACGATGCTGTCAGGTCGGGCAGCAGGCTACGTGTCATGGCTTGGTTTTGTGGCATATACCCCAATGGCGTGCAGAAACGGATTCACCGCGTAAATCAATTGCAGGTGGCCGAAACCTCGGCAGAATTACAATTGCCGCAGCGTAGAAGCTTTCACCTCTAGTTGACAGGCAGGCCTTCAATACTGCGGCCGAGTTCAGCGAAATGCAGACAGCACGAATCAAATTTGGGGCCCTGGTGTCGCTTTCTGTCAGCACTCTGTTGCTCATTGTCAAATTCATCGCGTATTACCTTACCCATTCGCAGGCAATTTTCTCTGATGCGCTCGAAAGCATCGTCAACGTGGTTGCGGCGAGCCTCGCCCTTTTTGTCATCTACATCAGCTCAAAACCTGCCGATCGAAATCACCCCTACGGGCACGGCAAGGCAGAATATTTCAGCTCAACGGTCGAAGGTGCGCTCATTTCATTTGCCGCCGTCATGATCGGCATCGAAAGCGTGAATGCCCTAGTTTCGGGGCAGAGCATCTCTCGCCTTGACACCGGGCTCGCCCTCATCGTTGCTGCGGGCGTCGCCAACGCGCTGCTCGGCCTCTACCTTGTGAATATCGGCAAGAAGAGCCAATCGGCGGCCCTCGTCGCGAGCGGCAAACATGTGCTTTCTGATTCTTACACGAGCGCGGCGGTGATTGTGGGGCTCGGTGCCGTGAAGTTCACGGGCATCAGGGAATTCGATGCGGTCGCGGCCCTGGCTGTCGCCGCAGTTCTGGCATTCACGGGTTTCAGGCTCGTGCGCGATTCAGTGCATGCCCTTATGGATGCCGAAGATACGGCCCTCGTCGATCGTATCGCGAAGGCATTCACCGAGAACCGCCAGCCTGGCATCATTCGAATTCACCACACCCGCGTCATTCGCGCAGGTAAATACCACCATATCGATGCGCACGTCGTGGTACCAGAATTCTGGAGCGTTTCGACGGCGCATGAACAGACGGCGCAGTTCGAAGCCGACGTGATGCAAAACCATGACCACCAGGGCGAAATTCATTTTCACATCGATCCGTGCCGGCGCGTCTATTGCCATGCCTGCGATCTTGAGGATTGCAAAATCAGGCGCGAGCCTTTTGCCGCTCTGATTCCTTTTAGCTTTGCCGAACTGACTTCACCCACCGAGCCCGAAGAACTGCAGCACCCGCCGCCGCCTGCTAATCTGGTTTAAGCCAGATTTCGGGCGTGACCGTGAGCTCGGTTTGCCCGTCTGCAAAGGTAATTTCGCTGTCTTGTATTGTGCAATAGAGCTGCATGGTGCGCTCTGCCAGTTGTGCCAGATTCTTGATTTGCCCGTCGGGCAGAAACAGCACGCTCAGGTTGTCAAACCGCCCGAGGTCGTTCTGTATCGACTGCCACCAGGGCTTCGAACGACCGAGCCCGTATGAGTAGATGAAGACGTTTCGTGCCCGTGCGCAGGCTTTGCGAATTCGCTTCTCATCGGGGTGGCCAATGTCTATCCAATCGAGAATTTCGCCCGATAAATTCTTGCGCCAGAGCGCCGGGGTGTCTTCGGTGCTCACGCCCCCTGCAAGCTCCAGCGCGGGGTCGGCGTGCATACCAAAGACCAGCAGCCGCACCATCATGCGCTCGTCGGTCTCTGACGGGTGCCGCGCGAGCGTCAGCTTATGCTGCTCATAATAGTCGCGGTCTGTATCGGTTACCTGCAGGTCGGCTTTGAAGATTGTCGATTTGATCGCCACGCGATAAACCGATCGTGTGATGAAAACTTTGCGTAAAGCGCATTCGCCGGTCGTCAATTCAATTGGCTTTCGTCGTGTTGACCTTAACCAGAAGGTAGCGGCCGTCCGATTCTCTGAGCCGACCTTCTTTCAGCATACACGCGAGCGCCCGGCTGATCGATTCAGCCGAGGTGTTCAAAGCCCGGGCGATCTGGTGCTTTCGCATCGGTAACGCGACCCAATCAGCTCTGGCACCGATCTGGTGCAGATAGTTTTCAAGCCGCGATTTAACCGGCAGCGAAGAATTTGTCGCCTTTGAAATTGCCACCTCTTTTAGCGTACGCATGACATAACCTGAGAAGATGAACATCCATTCGGGGTCTTTCTGCAACACGCGCAAAAAGCGCTGCGCAGGCCAGAACAGAGCCCGCCCCGGTTGCAGCGCAGTCAGCGTGGCGATGTAGCGCACGTCATTTGACGTATCGAAGAGGGGAGGCACACCCGCAAGTTCGCCGGGACCGTATATTTTGATCACGCCTTCGGTTCCGTCTTCACCTGTCATGTGCCACTGATAACAGCCAGATTCAAGAAGAAAGACACCACGGTAGGGCTCTTGTTCGCGAAATACGGCCTCGCCTTTGGTAAACTGCACCTTGCCGCAGGCCATGCGAAGTTCTGCCGCGACTGCCGTTGGCAGTGCCGCCCAAAAATCATTGCGGGCTTCAGTAGCTCTTAAACCCATTATCTAGCATGAAGGCTGTGATGCTTCGCTTTGAAAAGTAGAAAATGCGTGCCCGGAAAATCAGCGCCAAATGCCGCCAAAACGGTGCAACAGGCCCGTTAGGGCAAATAGTATCGAAATTACAGTAACGAGGGTGATATGAATCGCCAGATTGCCGAGTGAGGCTGCGGTCAGCCCAGGGATAATGCGCAGTCGGGCGTGCAGTGCGAGACCCAAAGTCAGAGCGAGAAGAACCAACTTGGTCGCTATCGTGCGAGAGCCTGCCGAATTCAGGGAAAACCAGAGAGAAATATCGGGAACCTGTTGGTACGCGAGCCAAATACCGGTGAGTATAAGTAGCAGCAAAGCTGGTACTCCCACTCGTTCAAAATACTTTTCGAAATCGGTAATGCGCGTATGGTCACGCGATTTCAGCGCCGGCAGAAGCACGGCGCTGAACAGCACGATGTGGCCGCCTGTCCAGATTGTCGCGCAGAGCAGATGCACGGCAAGCACGAATGGATAGTTCACGGTTTGCCCTTCCCGGTTTCTTGTTTTGCGACCGCGGCGATGTAGCGCATGTCTTCCATGATAATGTGTTCGGTCAGCCAGGTTTCCATGAACTCGGCGAGTTCGTTTTCTGTTAAGAGGCCCTTATCGAGTTGGGCGCTCAACAGGTTGATGCGGGTTCGCATGAACTCATGCATCTTCTGATGGTACATCAGGTGTTCGTAGTTGATCTTTTCCATGATGACTTCTTCGAACGCGAAATGTTCGTTGGCATAACAAACCAACTCGTCGAGCACGGCTTTAAGGTTGGCCTGGCCTGAACTACTGCGTACAGATTCTGCAAGTGTTGCCGCGAGAGCGAAGAGATGTTGGTGCTGCGCGTCAATTTCAGGAACCCCGACCGAGTATTCAGAGCGCCATTCAGGCATTTCCATGGTTTCCCCCTTTGGAGGTAAGCGCCGGAATGTAGCGCATGTCATCTCTGAGTATATGCAATTTCAGCCAATTGCGTAAGAACTCTGCCAAGTCACGCGGGTCTAACCGACCCGCCTCAACTTCACTGCTATACTGCAAAATTCGGTCGCTCAACCTATCGTGTGATTGGCGGTGTTCTTCTAAGTGAGCGTAGCCTGCCCGCTGCATCAAAAGCTCTTCGTACGAAAAGTGCCTGCGGGCGTAAGCTGAGAGCTCGCTCAGAAGCTGCGGTAACGGGATCATTTCGCTCTGGCCGAGAATGCCGCGAATGAAGCGGTTGGTCAATTCAAAAAGGTAACTGTGCTGTGCGTCAATTTCTGGAATTCCCGTTGCATAGTCTGCGTTCCATTCGAGTGTTTCCATTTTGACTCTTAGCCGGGTTTGCCGTCGACGCGGGGTTGCCACAGCACATTTGCATACATTAATGAAAAGATGAAAAAGGCGGCCAACCAAAAGAGGCCAGACCAGGTATAGGCGGTAAGCGGCATGCCCGCAAATACTAAACCCACCCGAATGAAGAGTGCGCCATGAATCAGAACGTAGGCAATATTGACCGGTATGCCGGCATGAATCTTTCGACCCGTATGGCCCAGCGCGACCCGGGTCATCATGCCAAATATGAAAATGGCTGCTGCACCTATACCCAGTACATGCCAGGCAGGCGAAAGCGCAGCGCCACCCGCGAGCGCTGCCGCCAGCATCACAAGACCCAGCAAAAGCCACAGATAGCCCGAGAACAAAATGGCGAGAATCGGCCGTCGCACTGACGCGACCGGGTTCCACCCAACCCAGCGTACTGAATTCAGACCGGCAAGAAGTAGCAGCCCGGCCGCGGCAATGTACCGCAGCACGTCGTGCAGTGGCAGCAGAGCGTAGACCGCCACCGTGGCGAGCGTGGCAGAAAAAATGGCATTTTCGAGACGCTGCGAAATTTTGGGCTTCGCCTCGGGGATTGCGATCGAAGTAAAAAAAGGAAGAATTCGCCCGGCGATAACTACAATGAAGGCCATAATGAGCAGTAGCGAAACGTGTATCAGGTGTTGCGCCGGTAGATTACCTTGAGACCAGATCAACGCTACAGCCGTCGCTGCCTGCGCAGCGACAAACAAAGCATACAGATAAACAACCTTGTGATTGTGCTTCTGCGCTGGCTGCAGCAGCGGGCGCATTCGCGTTAACGCGTAAGCCGATGCCAGAACGTCCATGGCCACGGCGGCGATGAGCAGAGGCGCAGGCAAGAACCAGGCGAGCCTACCAGCCAGCCAGCCGGCAAAGACCAGGGCGAGCGGGCCTTTTGTGAGCATTTGCTGCCCACACCAGTTTTGCCCCGCTGTGAATAAAAAGCCCAGAATAGCTGCTCGGCTGAAGCCGAAGACCATTTCGTAGCTATGCCAATGCGTTGCGGCGATTGCCGTTGGCAGAATGTCAGAGCCTGAGAGTTTTGTCAGCCAGACAGAAATAACGAAAAGCGCATGTAGCCCGGTCGCGAGAAAGAACACGCGAAACGCGGTAGCGAATACCGGTAGATCGAACATACTGGCAGTGTACGCAGATTTACCGGGGTCGCCCTTGATCGCGATCAATAATCGCGGATTTTTTCCCGAAAATTTTCTACGCTAACGCTGAGCCCCGCGTGCTGCAGAACGATCTCGCCCTGCGGTGACAACAGCGAAAATACCGAAGAATGTGCGTATTCATAGTTGCTGGTGCCTGGCTCCGCCGCAGGCTGTTTCTTGTAGTTTACCCCGAGCGCGGCCGCGACTTCACGAATGGGTTCTGGCTTGCCGGTCAGCAAAACAAAGGAATCGGTGAGCCGCATCTTTTCGATGAATTTTCGAAGGTTAGCCGGATTATCCCTTTCATGATCGAATGAAATCATCAGAAATCGGGTATTGGCCCGCTGCCTGGCAGAAAGGCTCTTTTCGAGTCTCAGCATTTCTGCCGCAATGCGGGGGCAGATTGCGGTGCAGGTTGCGTAGAACATTGCCACGACGACGTATTTTCCCTGCAACTGGTGCAGCATCATCTGCTTGCCGTTCTGGTCAGTGAACATATCATGAAACTGGTACAGCGAAGCTCCGGAGAGTTTGCCTGCCTCCATCTTGTGGTGGGCATGCGGATCTTCTTCTTTTTTGCAGCCAATCGCAGCAGTTGCGCAAGCGACTGCTGCGATGAGCGAAATAATCGTTTTCATTATTTATCCTTGGCACACCGGAAGCCGAGGTTATTGCCGGTGTAATTTCCTTTTAGAGAGCTGCGCATTCCATAGCGCATGTAGGTTGCATAATTGCGCAAGTCATTGCCCGACAGGGCTGTGGCTCCGCAAAATAGATTGGATTCGGTATCGGTATCGGAGCGCGAATCACCCGTCACGGTGGAAGAGTTGAAATCGTCGACCCATTCCCAGATGAGACCGTGCAGATCGTTTACACCCTGGGGGCTGACGAGCCCCGAACCTATGAGCCCCCCGTTCAACTGGTCGTTGGGTTTGCCAAACCATGCGAGAATTTTTGCGTTCACTTCGCTCTGCTGGTCCCATTTGTTGTAGGTCGCGGCGAATTCCCATTCGTAGAGCGTCGGCAGGCGTTTGCCCTGCGCGGCGCAATAGGCCCTGGCGGCATACCACGACACCTGGGTCATGACGGTATGCGCCGAGGGTACAGCGAGATTGACGGTCTTGAGATAACCCTGATCAGCTTTGATCGGTGCCGTATTCGCCTTTGACCACGCCGGGTTGGCAGCGACAAAAGCGGCAAAATCGGCGACACTCACAGGAAAACGATCGAGCTGAAACGATTTGACCCTGACGGCCTTTTCTTCTTTGCGAAGGTCAAAGGGCCGAAAGGTGCCTGTCGGGATACGCACCATTGGCGTATCCCGGGCAAAAAGAGCGGCGCAGCAAACAGCCAGGCCTAGAATTGTGAGTCTGCGTCTCAGTGCACGCTCCGCTGAGCAGCGACTTCTTGCGGCGTGACTACTCCGCCCGAGTTGCCCCATGCATTCAGCACAAAGGTCAGAACATTGGCGACGTCTTCGTCACTGAGGCCCAATGCAGGCATCACGCTGTCATACTTCTCTTTGTTGACAACGATCGGGCCGCTCTTGCCTTCGAGTAAGACTCTGATCGCACGGACTTTGTCTGCGTTCAGGTAATCAGACTTAGCCAACGGGGGAAAAGCCTTGGGCACGCCCTGGCCTTCGTTCATGTGGCAAGCCTGACAGGTTGTGCCATAGATGCGCTTGCCTTCGGCGATTCGCTCCTCTTTCGATTTCGCAACCGCCTGGGTTGCCTTTTCAGCTGGCATTGTCTGCGTCGCGCCGCCTTCGCCGAGGTAAACAGTGTCGGCCTGCTTGCCCGAGTAGATCGCCGCGTTTT
The sequence above is a segment of the Turneriella parva DSM 21527 genome. Coding sequences within it:
- a CDS encoding DUF1566 domain-containing protein — protein: MFKQLSLISLAAFMFSACQGGFERFAPPANSISGRGAKVNPRILSTTPANGASVSPVTGANGTQIRVVFDMTMATSLTPVINTYVRDLQSNQIIWLTVPNSGSTFTWSSTTFLNDTLTIQLGWVRWPENNFIGFDFNNDTLQNLDDMPLANETRFSFYAQWDSGRYKVVHTGQYACYYYSPGQDKWIEREACVEDGGEPKVGTQDYPAGQNGFVDPMSSFHGPTIYGAASGGMVNGRRFVTGAHPQNLISTNCAVVGGTAACEPYSIDSVTSLVWKTCSEGQTFWNVGDKCYNAPTDFTWNSAVNACSTLNLMNAGQGYGGRRDWRLPTVQELESLVDYGARNTFTGLTFSEPHASAPEAPAIHGYAQTSAPFLWEGPFPNTAVSKGYWTATGISALVSGQTYYSDAYVVEFKKGSMGAGGSTGALLESKRISTNRKKVRCVAGPDVLPAAQSLTPAVVAAGATLTATAAAFTGYEATAGFNITSATPAYDLQTDGYSITVQYSRTPNATAAGNSANYCIAAATATTCAVSSPTITTALPAGTNAYRLTLGSAMGANTAYKLFVNNVNTASDQWQTATPYTDGMYFYDLGNVYEVLVNHTSSSIATDIGDGDIELKPTFAGGQNYTANQVLYAPAIGKIVKVLVDYTSTASAQDDINNLRLIEVQPVITAAPVPLNLSRALFSGPLRTAAPTAAPAFNVVSATSPNLTTVQVTFNRVPDSTQATSLGNYCIISPTADPFDCSSPLAAVTAVTHSGYTATLTTSLTAGTAYVVIVNSAVTMLGTHVVNDSVNKLRWQRCRRGTLDTPTCADDGILTNENDYWNNQLNYCDSLNAQAYDGYQITGIYDRYRWRAPTINELKSIANRSLFGTVGVSIDTTIFPTPNVLAEDFAASTNYSLTGPNTGANTPNYNTAWGFNYIAGFPSLSQKDYSELGALLKPPKKHIRCVRSLP
- a CDS encoding cyclic nucleotide-binding domain-containing protein, whose amino-acid sequence is MFDLIQHGKAMPQRHLRAGDYVYRAGKAFDGNMYIVLEGEVVRLDHHEAFIVGSELGAGQFFGDVELMAESEVRLQTFKVKSLSATLAIMDKKAVKLAGGLHPQFFLNLLRSAIDNLSSAEQYLIHTIDKADK
- a CDS encoding Crp/Fnr family transcriptional regulator, with amino-acid sequence MSEAQKIQPVRLIHGKYVFREGDPSDGFMYFIFSGDIEISKSGLGTLRTLSQGHFFGEMALIRANPRSASARVLSSEAKLGRIDIKTFAWLAKTNPGFLANLIGVVAKRAARAMKKVHDHV
- a CDS encoding adenylate/guanylate cyclase domain-containing protein, giving the protein MQKILIVEDEVVQRTALEAYVKAWGYQVDTVDTATGAIAYLTRNEPDMVIIDLHLPDNPGMEVLKHIRDTDGPIPMPVFMTSAEDSPEIRIVCMSTGADDFLPKPLNFAELSMKIQQGFERVDYRRQIRELNLKLEREKKSLQRYFSDDLVEKILNEEVSTELGGAIIEASIMFFDIRGSTTMAEKIGPQAYAERISRLFADLMDIIFDNGGSINELLGDGILATFGCPFPKEADAANSVRAALAIESHMTQLNRKREEAGKVPYGFGIGIARGKIFAGNIGSERMIKFAVMGDSVNTAARIQDLTKDSAFNIIVDENTVTAGYPTCEKHELTTTQLRGKNEAVRLYGLRQ
- a CDS encoding HDOD domain-containing protein; amino-acid sequence: MQEIAIPPLPAIVAQVIQFDANNPKNGAADLEKIVVPDRAISAELLRISNSAFYGRSGKVKVLRDALAVLGIKATKNLVIYLSTKTMAANYKSDTFRRYLTQYPIFAALVAQNVAFETRLKSQADECFLAALLHSIGMNIIAMERQGHYSDMIAACEKNNWSLIQLEKQSYGITHTEVGKKAALHWKLPDIYQSLMEISHDSAPATITDDLAKLTFIAAVSASQLLAMAVKDTAVAAARQFYQGLGGAGDVIARHASAEAMAKLKTHPFAQLAMA